From Eptesicus fuscus isolate TK198812 chromosome 13, DD_ASM_mEF_20220401, whole genome shotgun sequence, the proteins below share one genomic window:
- the LOC103294601 gene encoding calcitonin gene-related peptide 1, which produces MGFGKFLPFLALGILVLYQVGMLEAAPVRSATEDITLSEEEEEILLAILVKEMMKKMIGEKEQAELDSSAATQKRTCNTGTCLTNKLAVLLSQSGSAAHAKLLPPTMFTQG; this is translated from the exons ATGGGCTTTGGGAAGTTCTTACCCTTCCTGGCTCTTGGCATCTTGGTCCTGTACCAGGTGGGCATGCTCGAGGCAGCACCAGTCAG GTCTGCCACGGAGGACATCACACTcagtgaggaggaagaggaaatccTTCTGGCTATCCTGGTGAAGGAGATGATGAAGAAGATGATCGGTGAAAAGGAGCAGGCAGAACTGGATTCCAG TGCTGCTACCCAGAAGagaacctgcaacacaggcacCTGCTTGACCAATAAGCTTGCTGTGCTCTTGAGCCAGTCTGGAAGTGCTGCCCACGCCAAGCTGCTGCCCCCTACCATGTTCACCCAGGGCTAA